The Morganella morganii sequence CGTCACTGCGTCAGGTGCGCGAAGGGGCAGAATATAAATACGTCACCACAGGTGACAAGGGGCAGACCATTGCGCTGGCAACGTACGGGGAACTGTTCAGTATCACCCGTCAGGCCATCATCAACGATGATATGAATGCGCTGACCGATATCCCGAACAAACTCGGCCGGGCTGCAAAAGCCACCATTGGTGACCTGGTGTATGCCGTACTGACAGAGAACGGGAAACTGAGTGACGGCAAAGCCCTGTTCAGTGCAGATCATAAAAATACGCTGTCCGGCGGCATGGATGTGGAGACCATCAGCAAAGGCCGTACTCTGATGCGCCAGCAGAAAGAGGGTAAACGTACGCTGAATATCCGTCCGGCCTTTATGCTGGTACCGGCAGCTCTGGAAACACATGCGCTTCAGGTTGTCGGCTCCGGCAGTGTGAAAGGGGCGGATGTGAATGCCAATATCATCAACCCGATCCGCAATATTGCGGAAATTATCACGGAGCCGCGTCTGGATGATAACAGTGAAAAAGACTGGTACATGGCCGCTTCTCAGGGCAGTGACACCATCGAAGTTGCCTACCTGAACGGTATCGATACCCCGTATATCGATCAGCAGGAAGGGTTCACCTCAGATGGTGTAACCACGAAAATCCGTATTGATGCCGGTGTGGCACCGCTGGATTATCGCGGAATGATCCAGGTGAAAGGCCAGTAATCCGGCTGAGAATCACATCATGAACGCCCGTAAGGGCTTTTTTTATACCTGAAATCCGGCACCTGCGGGTGCCGCGGAGACGATTATGGCTAAGAATTATCAGCAGCAGGGGATGACCATCGCGATTGTTAACAGCGGAACCAAACCCGTTACCAGCGGTTCACTGGTGCAGGTTGGCTCACTGGCCGCGGTGGCAATTACAGACATTGCCGCCGGTGCAACCGGTGACGGATTTGCCGAAGGGGTTTTCCGGCTGCCTAAAAAAAACGGGCTGGTGCTTAAAGCGGGGGCGGCGGCTTCCGTTAAAGACGGTCAGCTGGTGGATACCGGCGGCGTGGTGATCGGCGTAGCCTGGGAGGATGCGGCTGCCGGTGACGCAGATGCCGCTGTGAAGATTAACGTCTTCCCGCCGGCGGCACAGGGATAACGCTATGACCCCGTTTCAGCAGATGAAGTCCCGGATGGATGCACTGACAGCGGAAAAAATGGGGGAAGTCATTTATCTGAATGATCAGCCTGTCTGTGCTGTTGAGTTTCATTTTCTTCCGGAAATGGGACCGGTCAGCGGTGACGGGGTCAGTTACGTGATTTTCACCCCGGGGGTCACCGCACGCCGGAATGACAGGGTCGTTATCAGCAATGCGGAGTACACCGTAACCCGTGCTCTGCGCTATAACGGCAAGCCCCATATTTTTATCGAGAGTGAATAATATGGATGGTATTCAGCAGGCGATTAATAACCTGAACACAATCAGCGGCACGGCGGTACCGGTCGCCACGGCTCAGGCCGTAAACCGGGTTGCAGTCCGTGCGATAGGGCGCAGTGTCAAAAGGGTATCAGGCGAAACGCAACTGCAGCAGAAGCTGATCCGTCAGCGTGTCCGTCTGCGCAGAGCAAGCAGTAAACAGTCTGTGCCCCGTGCGCGGTTACTTGTGAACAGAGGCAATCTCCCGGCCATTGCACTCGGTACAGCTAAGGTTCAGTTGTCACGCAAACGGCGTGATAAACACGGACGCGGCAGTGTACTGAAAATCGGGCGGTTTAAGTTTGAGGATGCGTTTATTCAGCAACTGGCAAACGGTCGCTGGCATGTTATGCAGCGCACCAGTAACTCACGTTATCCGATTGATGTGGTGAAAATCCCCCTGGTGACCCCGCTGACACAGGCATTTACGGATGAAACAGAATCACTTCTGAAATCCGATATGCCGAAAGAACTCGGGCAGGCACTGAAAAATCAGCTCCGGCTGTATATCAAAGCGAGGCTCCCCTGATGCATAAACATTCCGCTATCCGGCTGACGGTGGCTGATGCCCTGCGGGCACACCTCGGGGAAACTCAGGTATATGACGGTCGCCCGGTATTTCTTGAGGGGTCTGAACTCCCGGTTGTCGCGGTGTATCTCACTGACGCTTCGCCGACGGATGATGTTGTGGATGAAGACCAGTGGCAGGCCGTTCTGCATATTGAGGTTTTCCTGAAAGCGAGTAATCCGGACTCAAAACTGGACGAATGGATGGAAGACAAAATTTATCCCGCCATGCAATCCGTACCGGCACTGGCCGGACTTATCGAAACCATGTCAGCGGCAGGCTACGACTATCAGCGCGATGATGAAATGTGCCTGTGGGGCTCAGCCGATCTGACATATCACCTGACGTATTCAATGTAAGGAAAAATTATGCCTTTACCTCCTAACCCGCTGACTCCTGTCAAAGGCGCCGGAACAACGCTGTGGATTTATACCGGCGAAGACGACCCGACCAAAAATCCGCTGGCAGACGAAGGCTGGACGCGCCTGGCAAAAATCAAAGAGCTTCAGCCCGGGGAAATCAGCGCTGACAGTTACGACGATACCTATCTGGATGATGAGGACGCCGACTGGAAAGCAACCGCTCAGGGTGAAAAGTCAGCCGGTGAAGCCAATATCACACTGGCCTGGAAACCCGGCGAGCAGGGACAGAAAGACCTGGTCAGCTGGTTTGATACCGGTGATGTCCGTTACTACAAAATCCGCTATCCGAACGGCGCGGTTGATCTGTTCAAAGGATGGGTCAGCAGCCTGGGTAAATCGGTACCGGCAAAAGAGGTGATCACCCGCACCATCAAAATCACCAACTCCGGCCGCCCGGCACTGGCGGAAGAAATGAAACCGGCAGCCGGAGAAACCCGCACAGCCCCCAAAGCCACGGAATAATCCGGAGGAGAAACAATGATGAATTTTCTGAAACAGAAAGAATTCACGTACAACGGCGAATCACTGATGCTGAGCGAATTATCGGCCTTACAGCGGGTGGAGTACTTCGATCACCTGGTGACTCAGACTGAAAAAGAAGCGCCGGCAGAGGATGCGCAGAGCCTGAAACGTACTGCTGTCTATGTGCGTATGAATATCGAATCAAATGCGTTTCTGGTAGCCCGTTCTCTGTTCAATGTGGGTAATACAGCGGGTAAACAGGTTGATGAGATCCGCGCTGATATTCTCAGCACCTGGCCGCCGGTCGCGCTGGAGCAGGCGGCAAAACTGGTACTTGAACTCAGTGATATGCAGGTCAAAACCACAGACGGTGAAAGTGCTGAACCGG is a genomic window containing:
- a CDS encoding DUF2190 family protein, translated to MAKNYQQQGMTIAIVNSGTKPVTSGSLVQVGSLAAVAITDIAAGATGDGFAEGVFRLPKKNGLVLKAGAAASVKDGQLVDTGGVVIGVAWEDAAAGDADAAVKINVFPPAAQG
- a CDS encoding ATP-binding protein, yielding MTPFQQMKSRMDALTAEKMGEVIYLNDQPVCAVEFHFLPEMGPVSGDGVSYVIFTPGVTARRNDRVVISNAEYTVTRALRYNGKPHIFIESE
- a CDS encoding phage tail protein, which gives rise to MDGIQQAINNLNTISGTAVPVATAQAVNRVAVRAIGRSVKRVSGETQLQQKLIRQRVRLRRASSKQSVPRARLLVNRGNLPAIALGTAKVQLSRKRRDKHGRGSVLKIGRFKFEDAFIQQLANGRWHVMQRTSNSRYPIDVVKIPLVTPLTQAFTDETESLLKSDMPKELGQALKNQLRLYIKARLP
- the gpU gene encoding phage tail terminator protein, which translates into the protein MHKHSAIRLTVADALRAHLGETQVYDGRPVFLEGSELPVVAVYLTDASPTDDVVDEDQWQAVLHIEVFLKASNPDSKLDEWMEDKIYPAMQSVPALAGLIETMSAAGYDYQRDDEMCLWGSADLTYHLTYSM
- the gpG gene encoding phage tail assembly chaperone G — its product is MMNFLKQKEFTYNGESLMLSELSALQRVEYFDHLVTQTEKEAPAEDAQSLKRTAVYVRMNIESNAFLVARSLFNVGNTAGKQVDEIRADILSTWPPVALEQAAKLVLELSDMQVKTTDGESAEPVADPEPAEK